A portion of the Bosea sp. NBC_00550 genome contains these proteins:
- a CDS encoding lytic transglycosylase domain-containing protein, whose translation MPWQRRLVAAGITLLSAGVGGCIVTDETSGEASSEQSVDPRSPGAPPRAGIDRIIEQQSAHYELPSDLVRRIVKRESNFRPTAQKGGHFGLMQIKHATARSMGYTGPAAGLLDPEVNLTYGLKYLRGAWLVADRDPSRADRYYRSGYYYDAKRKGLLEATGLGKDHTRLAKPRPASDRVLPTR comes from the coding sequence TTGCCGTGGCAAAGACGTCTCGTTGCAGCCGGTATCACCTTGCTGTCTGCCGGGGTTGGAGGTTGCATCGTTACGGACGAAACGTCCGGGGAGGCATCCAGCGAACAGTCCGTTGACCCTCGGTCACCAGGCGCCCCGCCGCGCGCAGGCATCGACCGGATCATCGAACAGCAGTCAGCGCATTACGAACTCCCCTCGGATTTGGTCCGGCGAATCGTCAAGCGCGAGAGCAACTTTCGCCCAACCGCCCAGAAAGGTGGTCATTTTGGATTGATGCAGATCAAACACGCGACGGCGCGCAGCATGGGTTACACCGGCCCGGCAGCGGGGTTGCTAGATCCCGAGGTCAATCTCACCTACGGCCTCAAATATCTGCGGGGAGCCTGGCTCGTGGCCGATCGCGACCCGAGCCGCGCCGACCGATACTATCGGAGCGGGTACTATTACGACGCCAAGCGGAAAGGGCTTCTCGAAGCGACCGGCCTCGGCAAGGACCATACCCGGCTAGCCAAACCCCGCCCCGCGTCGGACAGAGTTCTTCCAACTCGCTAG
- a CDS encoding DSD1 family PLP-dependent enzyme, producing the protein MSLEPFGAAALNQPLIGEPGSRSRLETPAAVLDLDIFDRNITKLAETCKRAGIAFRPHAKSHKCAEIARRQMAAGASGICCAKPGELLALFEGGASDLMLSAPIASPAKVDALARAAARGARIGVVVDRLDLVAAYAEAAARHGTRFDVFVDLDTGLKRSGVANAQEAVALARAVTDQPSLRYVGVQAYQGRVQHIDDFGARRAANDEANRILATVLAVLKQADLAPGIVSGGGTGSHLLDGQAQVLTEVQPGSYVFMDEAYNPVDIYGGGGPEFGPALRVAVTVVGHSSAGFAITDGGSKSFALDGPPPRVFRGKEMTGRIEWCGDEFGRILPEPGHGTIPIGTVVECTVPHCDPTINLHDFLHVVSEDRLVALWSVEGRGRAD; encoded by the coding sequence ATGAGCCTCGAACCCTTCGGAGCGGCAGCGCTCAACCAGCCACTCATTGGCGAGCCCGGCAGTCGTTCGCGGCTGGAGACGCCGGCTGCGGTGCTCGATCTCGACATTTTCGACCGCAATATCACGAAGCTCGCCGAGACCTGCAAACGCGCCGGGATCGCCTTCCGGCCGCATGCAAAATCGCACAAATGCGCCGAGATCGCGCGCCGGCAGATGGCTGCAGGGGCATCCGGCATCTGCTGCGCCAAGCCGGGGGAGTTGCTGGCCCTGTTCGAGGGCGGAGCCAGCGACCTGATGCTGAGCGCACCGATCGCCAGCCCGGCCAAGGTCGACGCGCTGGCGCGTGCGGCAGCACGAGGCGCGCGCATCGGCGTCGTGGTCGACCGGCTCGACCTGGTGGCGGCCTATGCCGAGGCTGCGGCACGCCACGGCACGCGCTTCGATGTCTTCGTCGATCTCGACACCGGGCTGAAGCGCAGCGGCGTCGCCAATGCACAGGAGGCGGTCGCGCTCGCACGCGCCGTCACGGACCAGCCCAGCCTGCGCTATGTCGGCGTGCAGGCCTATCAGGGCCGTGTCCAACATATCGACGACTTCGGCGCCCGCCGCGCGGCCAATGACGAAGCCAACCGGATCCTGGCCACGGTGCTGGCGGTGCTGAAACAGGCCGATCTCGCACCCGGCATCGTCTCCGGCGGGGGGACCGGCAGCCATCTGCTCGACGGACAGGCGCAAGTGCTGACCGAGGTGCAGCCTGGCTCCTATGTCTTCATGGACGAGGCCTACAACCCGGTCGACATCTACGGGGGAGGCGGGCCGGAATTCGGGCCGGCGCTGCGTGTTGCGGTCACGGTGGTGGGCCACAGCTCGGCCGGCTTTGCAATCACCGACGGCGGCAGCAAGAGCTTTGCGCTCGACGGCCCGCCGCCGCGCGTGTTCCGGGGCAAAGAAATGACCGGCCGGATCGAATGGTGCGGCGACGAGTTCGGCCGCATCCTGCCAGAGCCCGGCCATGGCACGATTCCGATCGGAACGGTGGTGGAATGCACCGTTCCGCATTGCGATCCGACGATCAACCTCCATGATTTCCTCCATGTTGTGTCTGAGGACAGGCTAGTCGCGCTATGGTCTGTTGAGGGGCGGGGCCGCGCAGATTGA
- a CDS encoding hydantoinase B/oxoprolinase family protein, translated as MTDAIDPITLEVIRNALASTADEMALIVMRSAYSPVVRDIMDYSTALCDAQGRVIAQGLTLPIQLCSFPRVMQFVKQRYGATLKQGDVLIANDPYGSGGQHLPDIYILKPIFVEERLAGFAATVAHHTDIGGIVPGSVAIYATEIQQEGLRLPLLKLYEAGEPVDAVFRIIEANTRAPVEVLGDIRAQIAACNVAEEGLRSLIARYGASMVDRYVDALHDHAEAMMRDVIRALPNGVYRATDYIDGVGEHPVPLAIVATVTVADDTIDIDFAGTADQVAASINCPISLPESAAFCAIRCLSQQDIPNCEGYLRPITVRAPEGCLVNPRYPAACGARGVVGYRVFDAIMQALAQIVPERAIGGSEGGPYLLAGGGVHEGKPFVLNEMVVGTWGARAGKDGIEGISNPAANLSNQPIEMVETDMPVEVLRYALVPDSGGAGEFRGGLAFVREFRFLADARFTLRGDRRDNPPFGFEGGGTGAPSAHLFIRTDGTQQHLPTMPMESFNAKRGDIFRLTGAGGGGYGDALRREPWRVADDLLEGKVTIAGARRDYGVVFAADGASVDQTATLQTRAELMEQR; from the coding sequence ATGACTGACGCGATCGATCCGATCACGCTGGAGGTGATCCGCAACGCGCTCGCCTCGACCGCCGACGAGATGGCGCTGATCGTGATGCGCAGCGCCTATTCGCCGGTGGTGCGCGACATCATGGATTACTCAACGGCGCTCTGCGACGCGCAGGGCCGTGTGATCGCCCAGGGGCTGACGCTGCCGATCCAGCTCTGCTCCTTTCCACGCGTCATGCAGTTCGTAAAGCAGCGCTATGGCGCGACGCTGAAACAGGGCGATGTGCTGATCGCCAACGATCCCTATGGTTCCGGCGGCCAGCATCTGCCCGACATCTACATCCTGAAGCCGATTTTCGTGGAGGAACGCCTGGCCGGTTTCGCAGCCACCGTCGCCCACCACACCGATATCGGCGGCATCGTGCCCGGCAGCGTCGCGATCTACGCCACCGAAATCCAGCAGGAAGGCCTGCGTCTGCCGCTGCTCAAGCTCTACGAGGCGGGTGAGCCGGTCGATGCGGTGTTCCGGATCATCGAGGCCAATACGCGCGCGCCGGTCGAGGTTCTCGGCGACATTCGCGCCCAGATCGCCGCCTGCAACGTCGCCGAGGAGGGCCTGCGATCGCTGATCGCGCGCTACGGCGCCAGCATGGTCGACCGCTATGTCGACGCGCTGCACGACCATGCCGAGGCGATGATGCGCGACGTAATCCGCGCTTTGCCCAACGGCGTCTACAGGGCAACCGACTATATCGACGGCGTCGGCGAGCATCCGGTGCCGCTCGCCATCGTCGCCACCGTGACGGTTGCCGACGACACGATCGACATCGACTTCGCCGGCACGGCCGATCAGGTCGCGGCCTCGATCAACTGCCCGATCTCTCTGCCGGAATCGGCTGCCTTCTGCGCGATCCGCTGCCTGTCGCAGCAGGACATCCCCAATTGCGAGGGCTATCTGCGCCCGATCACCGTGCGCGCGCCGGAGGGCTGCCTGGTCAATCCGCGCTATCCAGCCGCTTGCGGCGCGCGCGGCGTCGTCGGCTACCGGGTGTTCGATGCGATCATGCAGGCACTGGCGCAGATCGTACCCGAACGCGCGATCGGCGGCTCGGAGGGCGGGCCTTATCTGCTGGCCGGCGGCGGCGTGCATGAGGGCAAGCCCTTCGTGCTGAACGAGATGGTGGTCGGCACCTGGGGCGCGCGCGCCGGCAAGGATGGCATCGAGGGGATCTCCAACCCCGCCGCCAATCTCTCCAACCAGCCGATCGAGATGGTCGAGACCGACATGCCGGTCGAGGTGCTGCGCTACGCTCTGGTGCCGGATTCCGGTGGCGCCGGCGAATTCCGCGGCGGGCTCGCCTTCGTGCGCGAGTTCCGCTTCCTGGCCGATGCGCGCTTCACCTTGCGCGGCGACCGGCGCGACAACCCGCCCTTCGGCTTTGAGGGCGGCGGCACCGGCGCACCTTCGGCGCATCTGTTCATCCGGACGGATGGCACGCAGCAGCACCTGCCGACCATGCCAATGGAGAGCTTCAACGCCAAACGCGGCGACATCTTCCGCCTGACGGGAGCTGGCGGCGGCGGCTATGGCGATGCGCTTCGACGCGAGCCCTGGCGCGTTGCCGACGATCTGCTGGAGGGCAAGGTCACGATCGCGGGCGCAAGGCGCGACTACGGCGTGGTCTTCGCCGCCGATGGCGCGAGCGTCGACCAGACGGCCACCCTGCAGACACGCGCCGAACTGATGGAACAGCGCTAA
- a CDS encoding hydantoinase/oxoprolinase family protein, whose product MAQHSYRIGIDIGGTFTDIVIARDDGLIETRKVPSTPDDYSRGIAEALSRLVADYETSPDRITGIVHATTVATNAILEYKGARTGLLTTEGFRDVLEMRRLRIPVLYDLQYDKPKPLAARHLRLEVRERLGPDGSVRIPLDEEDVRRAAAQFRTEGVEAVAISFLHAYANPDHEIAAEAILREELGDDVYICRGSEILPEIREYERTSTVVVNAYIGPVVRNYAAALTTRLASIGVTCPVEMMHSGGGIMRLGSAVKRAASLVESGPAAGVIACARLVSGGNEPSIISFDMGGTTAKAALIEDGEPARTTEYEVGAGINLSSKLVKGGGYPIRMPFIDVSEIGAGGGSIVSIDRMNQVSVGPQSAGAYPGPVCYGLGGKQATLTDAFLTLGYINDVALAGGSFPLQADAGRAALNDQVACPLGLDLSKTARGVLTLAVTTMTRAVKAVSTYRGRDPRHSTLVAFGGNGPVVAAEVAKALGIRRVVIPRAAGVFSALGLLRSDVEQEFVRPSRRRAGELDDAGLAELYAELTEDARRVLALEGYDLARAEFRFAADLRYVGQAYELTVPARRLAFDELAELFHQEHERTYGHRSHKDQVHLVNARLTARLPLIAPPQHFAAAPAQRRIDRPVSFDEAGIATVAVIGRADLDALPRRGPFVIEEYDCTCVVGPGQTARLDDAGNIDIALEAA is encoded by the coding sequence ATGGCGCAGCACAGCTACAGGATCGGCATCGATATCGGTGGGACCTTTACCGATATCGTCATTGCCCGCGACGACGGGTTGATCGAGACCCGCAAAGTGCCCTCGACGCCCGATGATTACAGTCGGGGCATCGCCGAAGCGCTGAGCCGGCTAGTCGCGGACTATGAGACGTCGCCCGACCGCATCACCGGCATTGTCCACGCCACCACCGTCGCGACCAACGCAATCCTGGAATACAAGGGCGCGCGCACCGGCCTTCTGACCACCGAGGGCTTCCGCGACGTTCTCGAAATGCGCCGACTGCGCATTCCGGTGCTCTACGACCTACAATACGACAAGCCCAAGCCCCTTGCCGCGCGACATCTGCGGCTTGAGGTGCGTGAACGGCTCGGGCCGGACGGCTCCGTTCGGATACCGCTCGACGAGGAGGATGTCAGGCGAGCGGCCGCGCAATTTCGAACCGAGGGGGTCGAGGCGGTCGCGATCAGCTTCCTGCACGCCTATGCCAATCCCGACCATGAGATCGCGGCCGAGGCGATCCTGCGCGAGGAACTCGGCGACGACGTCTATATCTGCCGGGGTTCGGAGATCCTGCCCGAGATCCGCGAATATGAGCGCACCTCGACCGTCGTCGTGAACGCCTATATCGGCCCGGTGGTGCGCAACTATGCCGCCGCGCTGACCACGCGCCTGGCCTCGATTGGGGTCACTTGCCCGGTCGAGATGATGCATTCCGGCGGCGGCATCATGCGGCTGGGCTCAGCGGTGAAGCGGGCCGCCTCGCTGGTCGAGTCGGGGCCGGCGGCGGGCGTCATCGCCTGCGCCCGGCTGGTCTCGGGAGGCAATGAGCCGAGCATCATCTCCTTCGACATGGGCGGCACCACCGCCAAGGCCGCGCTGATCGAGGATGGCGAGCCGGCCCGCACCACCGAATACGAGGTCGGCGCCGGCATCAATCTCTCCAGCAAGCTGGTCAAGGGTGGCGGCTACCCGATCAGGATGCCGTTCATCGACGTTTCGGAGATCGGGGCTGGCGGCGGCAGCATCGTCTCAATCGACAGGATGAACCAGGTCTCGGTCGGTCCCCAGAGCGCCGGCGCCTATCCCGGCCCGGTCTGCTACGGGCTCGGCGGCAAGCAGGCGACGCTGACCGACGCCTTCCTGACACTGGGCTATATCAACGACGTCGCGCTGGCCGGCGGCAGCTTTCCGCTGCAGGCCGATGCGGGACGCGCCGCGCTGAACGATCAGGTGGCGTGCCCGCTGGGCCTCGACCTCAGCAAGACGGCGCGCGGCGTGCTGACGCTGGCCGTCACCACGATGACGCGAGCCGTGAAAGCAGTCTCGACCTATCGCGGCCGCGATCCCCGGCATTCGACCCTGGTCGCCTTCGGCGGTAACGGGCCTGTCGTGGCGGCGGAGGTCGCCAAGGCGCTGGGCATCCGGCGCGTGGTGATCCCGCGCGCGGCCGGCGTCTTCAGTGCGCTCGGCCTGCTGCGCTCGGATGTCGAGCAGGAGTTCGTGCGGCCCTCGCGCCGCAGAGCGGGCGAGCTCGACGATGCCGGCTTGGCCGAGCTCTATGCCGAGTTGACCGAGGATGCCCGCCGGGTTCTGGCGCTGGAAGGCTACGATCTGGCGCGCGCCGAATTCAGGTTTGCGGCCGATTTGCGCTATGTCGGGCAAGCCTATGAGCTGACCGTGCCGGCGCGGCGCCTCGCCTTCGACGAGTTGGCCGAACTGTTCCATCAGGAGCACGAGCGGACCTATGGTCACCGCTCGCACAAGGACCAGGTTCACCTCGTCAATGCGCGGCTGACGGCAAGGCTGCCGCTCATCGCGCCGCCGCAGCATTTCGCTGCTGCGCCGGCCCAGCGCCGGATCGATCGGCCGGTGTCCTTCGATGAGGCCGGGATTGCCACGGTCGCAGTGATCGGGCGCGCCGATCTCGACGCGCTCCCACGCCGCGGGCCCTTCGTGATCGAGGAATATGACTGCACCTGCGTCGTGGGGCCGGGCCAGACCGCCCGCCTCGACGATGCCGGCAACATCGACATCGCGCTGGAGGCCGCATGA
- a CDS encoding ATP-binding cassette domain-containing protein, whose protein sequence is MTGPILSLRDITKSYAQGSAFDRLLGRDTRFVALDGVSLEIGRGDVVGIVGESGSGKSTLANIAVGLIRPTAGEVLLDGKPLSALMRDHGGPWRRRIQMAFQDSSSALNPRKTVSRCLTETLALRGIPKLEREDEALAMLALVGLGAELAPRLPHELSGGQRQRVGLARALAMKPDILIADEPVSSLDVSLQAQVINLLSRLTRELGLTLLFISHDLALVRTLCSRIIVMRKGKVVEQGPCLDVLDAPSHPYTQLLIAAVPKGIKGRRGHMAATPVSPSRESVG, encoded by the coding sequence ATGACCGGCCCGATCCTGTCTCTGCGCGACATCACCAAATCCTATGCCCAGGGCAGCGCCTTTGACCGCCTGCTCGGACGCGACACGCGTTTTGTGGCGCTCGACGGGGTCTCGCTGGAGATCGGACGCGGCGACGTCGTCGGCATCGTCGGCGAAAGCGGTTCTGGCAAATCGACCTTGGCCAACATCGCCGTGGGGTTGATCAGGCCGACAGCGGGCGAGGTGCTGCTCGACGGCAAGCCACTGTCAGCCTTGATGCGCGACCATGGCGGTCCCTGGCGGCGGCGCATCCAGATGGCGTTCCAGGATTCGAGCAGCGCGCTCAATCCGCGCAAGACGGTGAGCCGCTGCCTGACCGAGACGCTGGCGCTGCGCGGCATACCGAAGCTTGAGCGCGAAGACGAGGCGTTGGCGATGCTGGCGCTGGTCGGGCTGGGCGCGGAGCTCGCGCCACGCCTGCCGCATGAACTTTCGGGCGGCCAGCGACAGCGCGTCGGGCTGGCGAGGGCACTGGCGATGAAACCGGACATCCTGATCGCCGACGAACCGGTCTCCTCGCTCGACGTCTCGCTGCAGGCGCAGGTCATCAACCTGCTGAGCCGGCTGACGCGTGAGCTCGGCCTGACCTTGCTCTTCATCAGCCATGACCTCGCGCTGGTGCGCACGCTGTGCTCGCGGATCATCGTGATGCGCAAGGGCAAGGTCGTCGAGCAGGGGCCGTGCCTCGATGTGCTCGACGCGCCGTCCCACCCCTACACGCAGCTCCTGATCGCCGCCGTGCCGAAAGGCATCAAGGGGCGTCGCGGCCACATGGCGGCGACCCCAGTTAGTCCCTCCCGCGAAAGCGTCGGCTGA
- a CDS encoding ABC transporter ATP-binding protein has translation MNGPLLSVEGLRVGFRDASGGVIEAVRGVDFAVAAGEAVGIVGESGSGKSLSMLAVMRLLGAPARTTGGRVIFDGKDLLGVDEARMRAIRGRDIAMVFQDPQSSLNPALTIGRQITDVVRAHRQVSSGEARRIAAESLERVGIRDAGKRLDAYPHEFSGGMRQRALIAMAIACRPRLLIADEPTTALDVTVQAQIVDLIAELRRDLGIAVIFISHNLQLVAEIVDRVVVMYGGKVVENGPVEAIELTPRHPYTGLLQACVPSLTGPVGPLVAIEGAPPRLGRMPQGCPFSPRCPRVVEACAEEMPPLELEADRRFACWRPQ, from the coding sequence ATGAACGGGCCCCTGCTCAGTGTCGAGGGCCTTCGCGTTGGCTTTCGCGACGCGTCGGGCGGCGTCATCGAGGCTGTCCGCGGCGTCGATTTCGCCGTCGCGGCAGGAGAGGCTGTCGGCATCGTCGGCGAATCCGGCTCCGGCAAGAGCCTGAGCATGCTTGCGGTGATGCGCCTGCTCGGCGCGCCGGCGCGCACCACCGGCGGGCGCGTGATATTCGACGGGAAGGATCTGCTTGGCGTCGACGAGGCCCGCATGCGCGCCATTCGCGGCCGCGACATCGCCATGGTGTTCCAGGATCCGCAAAGCTCGCTCAACCCGGCGCTGACCATCGGCCGGCAGATCACTGATGTCGTACGGGCCCATCGGCAGGTCTCCTCCGGTGAGGCCCGGCGGATCGCCGCCGAATCGCTGGAGCGCGTCGGCATCCGCGATGCTGGCAAACGGCTCGATGCGTATCCGCACGAATTTTCCGGCGGCATGCGCCAGCGCGCCCTGATCGCGATGGCGATCGCCTGCCGCCCGCGCCTGTTGATCGCCGACGAGCCGACGACGGCGCTCGACGTGACCGTGCAGGCCCAGATCGTCGACCTGATCGCGGAGCTGCGGCGCGATCTCGGTATCGCCGTCATCTTCATCTCGCACAACCTCCAGCTTGTCGCCGAGATCGTCGACCGCGTCGTGGTCATGTATGGCGGGAAGGTCGTCGAGAATGGCCCCGTCGAGGCGATCGAGCTCACCCCCCGCCACCCCTATACCGGCCTGCTCCAGGCCTGCGTGCCGAGCCTGACCGGCCCTGTCGGCCCGCTGGTGGCGATCGAGGGTGCGCCGCCGCGTCTGGGCCGCATGCCGCAGGGCTGCCCATTCTCGCCGCGCTGCCCGCGTGTCGTCGAGGCCTGCGCCGAGGAGATGCCGCCGCTGGAACTTGAAGCCGACCGCCGCTTCGCCTGCTGGAGGCCGCAATGA
- a CDS encoding ABC transporter permease, translating to MRGLSSTLRLIDWTGWLGGMIVVVMLGAAIFAPLVAPYDPVALSIEDRLLAPDMAHWLGTDQAGRDVLSRIIYGARASLAVGIGAVVIGALIGVSAGLFSAYKAGLGEQLVMRIVDGVASIPLLVWAIAIVGILGVGPVRVGPLVLPNEVKIVLLIGVLFSPVFARVTYAVASRVVGADYVRARSLQGATHWEIVTGDILPNCLSPIIVQGTLLVAIGIVVEASVSFVGLGVQPPQASWGSMLSDARSAIYSGEWWLPVFPGLAISITVIGFNLLGDAVRELFDPRSEARTLVA from the coding sequence ATGAGGGGGCTTTCGTCGACGCTGCGCCTGATCGACTGGACCGGCTGGCTTGGCGGTATGATCGTCGTCGTCATGCTCGGCGCCGCTATCTTCGCGCCGCTGGTCGCACCTTACGATCCCGTCGCGCTGAGCATCGAGGATCGCCTGCTGGCACCCGACATGGCGCATTGGCTCGGCACCGACCAGGCCGGTCGGGACGTGCTGAGCCGAATCATCTACGGCGCGCGGGCTTCACTGGCCGTGGGCATCGGCGCCGTCGTCATCGGAGCGCTGATCGGCGTCTCGGCGGGGCTCTTCTCGGCCTACAAGGCAGGACTTGGCGAGCAGCTCGTGATGCGCATTGTTGACGGTGTCGCCTCGATTCCCCTGCTGGTCTGGGCGATCGCGATCGTCGGCATCCTCGGCGTCGGGCCGGTGCGTGTCGGGCCGCTGGTGTTGCCCAACGAGGTGAAGATCGTCTTGCTGATCGGGGTGTTGTTCTCGCCGGTCTTCGCCCGCGTGACCTATGCAGTGGCAAGCCGCGTCGTCGGCGCCGATTACGTACGAGCACGCTCTCTCCAGGGCGCGACGCATTGGGAGATCGTCACCGGCGACATCCTGCCCAACTGCCTGTCGCCGATCATTGTGCAGGGGACGTTGCTGGTCGCGATCGGCATCGTCGTCGAAGCGTCGGTCTCCTTCGTGGGCCTCGGCGTACAGCCGCCGCAGGCGAGCTGGGGCTCGATGCTGTCGGATGCGCGCAGCGCGATCTATTCCGGCGAATGGTGGCTGCCGGTGTTTCCGGGGCTGGCGATCTCGATCACCGTGATCGGCTTCAACCTGCTCGGCGACGCGGTGCGCGAGCTGTTCGATCCGCGCAGCGAAGCCAGGACACTGGTCGCATGA
- a CDS encoding ABC transporter permease translates to MLRLVAGRIVSSIGTLLFVGFALFALTRAGPGSPARIVLGADATAAQLAQFEQANGLDRPFLTQYGAWLSDILHGDFGRSFVTGRDVGTEIVNALPVTLSIVLFAFAVALVFGVGIGIAAALRPGGVFDRGARLLSVLGLSVPAFWLGIVLIRFIAVDLRWLPPGGYAPLSAGLGAHLQTILMPSVSLAVYYVAVLARMTQASLQETLRGDYVRTARAMGLSSPRVVIYALINALPPVVNLAALSFGYMFGWALIIEQVFNVPGLSRALLNAISQRDFLLLQGIVFLFTVIFVLANLAADLVNRVLDPRQRVTA, encoded by the coding sequence ATGCTTCGCCTCGTCGCCGGCCGGATCGTCTCGTCCATCGGCACCTTGCTCTTCGTCGGCTTCGCGCTGTTTGCCCTGACGCGGGCCGGTCCGGGTTCTCCGGCCCGGATCGTGCTCGGTGCGGATGCGACCGCCGCGCAGCTGGCGCAGTTCGAACAGGCGAACGGGCTCGACCGCCCCTTCCTGACGCAATACGGCGCCTGGCTTTCCGACATCCTGCATGGCGATTTCGGACGGTCCTTCGTGACCGGCCGCGATGTCGGCACCGAGATCGTCAACGCGCTTCCGGTGACCTTGTCGATCGTGCTCTTCGCCTTCGCGGTTGCGCTCGTCTTCGGTGTAGGCATCGGGATCGCGGCGGCGCTGCGCCCCGGCGGCGTGTTCGATCGCGGGGCGCGGCTGCTGTCGGTGCTGGGGCTGTCGGTGCCGGCCTTCTGGCTTGGCATCGTGCTGATCCGCTTCATCGCGGTCGATCTGCGCTGGCTGCCGCCCGGTGGCTATGCGCCGCTTTCCGCCGGCCTCGGCGCCCATCTCCAGACCATCCTGATGCCGTCGGTCTCGCTCGCTGTCTACTATGTCGCCGTGCTCGCCCGGATGACCCAGGCCAGCCTGCAGGAGACGCTGCGCGGGGACTATGTCCGCACCGCCCGCGCGATGGGGCTGTCCTCGCCGAGAGTCGTGATCTACGCGCTGATCAACGCGCTGCCGCCGGTGGTGAACCTGGCCGCCCTGTCCTTTGGCTACATGTTCGGCTGGGCGCTGATCATCGAGCAGGTGTTCAACGTGCCCGGCCTGTCGCGCGCTCTGTTGAACGCGATCTCGCAGCGCGACTTCCTGCTGCTCCAGGGCATCGTCTTCCTGTTCACGGTGATCTTCGTGCTGGCGAACCTCGCCGCGGACCTCGTCAACCGCGTGCTCGACCCACGCCAGCGGGTCACCGCATGA
- a CDS encoding ABC transporter substrate-binding protein, protein MVNLPTDRRQFLTASAGGALAALLPSSLLHAQPNAGKTLTIVLPSNPITIDPINQLNHDAMVLGQTVFENLVEFDVDGVLKPQLAKALPTISADKKTYTFELRDDVTFHNGKKMTAEDVKYSFDYLLDANNKALRRPLFTKIAKVTVLDPLKVQVELSEPYGQWVYFLTKYMGVFPAGSRKEHGDDYFKSKPVGMGTGFGMFEEWKPNDYISFKKNPNYWRKGLPAWDRLVVKMIPEDATRVAYLLTNQVDIISAPPAREFNRLKTMPGVTGASRPTLGGALLMFTNNLKPPLDDLNFRKALSCAIDRKAIGDKVYYGLLDPSAVLAPPRGWWFNAAADKELGFDLDRAKEFLAKSKYPTGAEIDISIQAEPYLLDTKDAAIFLQAQLAKIGVKINLKVYEFSVLIQQIARGEHQMAMQVFMSPGEATYIIANTVMPGQFLSKSTGYDNPELNALMATSFAETDEAKLKDLYGKMQAILARDAPIGVLGFVHASNLWRQGVKDFTVNQALTMSVGDVKL, encoded by the coding sequence ATGGTCAATCTACCGACGGATCGCCGACAATTTCTAACAGCGAGTGCCGGTGGCGCGCTGGCCGCGCTGTTGCCGTCCAGCCTGCTCCACGCCCAGCCGAACGCCGGAAAGACGCTGACGATTGTCCTGCCGAGCAATCCGATCACCATCGACCCGATCAACCAGCTCAATCATGACGCGATGGTGTTGGGCCAGACCGTCTTCGAGAACCTCGTCGAGTTCGATGTCGATGGCGTGCTGAAGCCGCAGCTTGCCAAGGCCCTGCCGACGATCTCGGCCGACAAGAAGACCTACACCTTCGAACTGCGCGACGACGTCACGTTCCACAACGGCAAGAAAATGACGGCCGAGGACGTGAAATACTCGTTCGACTACCTGCTCGACGCCAACAACAAGGCGCTGCGCCGGCCGCTCTTCACCAAGATCGCCAAGGTGACGGTGCTCGATCCGCTCAAGGTCCAGGTCGAACTGTCCGAGCCCTATGGCCAGTGGGTCTACTTCCTGACGAAATACATGGGCGTCTTCCCCGCCGGCTCGCGCAAGGAGCATGGCGACGACTATTTCAAGTCCAAGCCCGTCGGCATGGGCACCGGCTTCGGCATGTTCGAGGAGTGGAAGCCCAACGACTATATCAGCTTCAAGAAGAATCCGAATTACTGGCGCAAGGGCCTGCCGGCCTGGGACCGTCTCGTCGTCAAGATGATCCCGGAGGATGCGACGCGCGTCGCCTATCTCCTGACCAACCAGGTCGACATCATCAGCGCGCCGCCGGCACGCGAATTCAACCGCCTCAAGACCATGCCGGGCGTCACCGGCGCCTCCCGCCCGACGCTGGGCGGCGCGCTGCTGATGTTCACCAACAACCTCAAGCCCCCGCTCGACGATCTCAACTTCCGCAAGGCGCTGTCCTGCGCCATCGACCGCAAGGCGATCGGCGACAAGGTCTATTACGGGCTGCTCGATCCGTCCGCCGTGCTCGCGCCGCCCCGCGGTTGGTGGTTTAATGCCGCGGCCGACAAGGAGCTCGGCTTCGATCTCGACCGCGCCAAGGAGTTCCTGGCCAAGTCGAAATACCCGACCGGCGCCGAGATCGACATCTCGATCCAGGCCGAGCCCTATCTCCTCGACACCAAGGACGCGGCGATCTTCCTGCAGGCGCAACTCGCCAAGATCGGCGTGAAGATCAATCTCAAGGTCTACGAGTTCTCGGTGCTGATCCAGCAGATCGCGCGCGGCGAGCACCAGATGGCGATGCAGGTCTTCATGTCGCCGGGCGAGGCGACCTACATCATCGCCAACACGGTGATGCCGGGACAGTTCCTGTCGAAGAGCACCGGCTATGACAACCCCGAGCTCAATGCGCTGATGGCGACATCTTTCGCCGAGACCGACGAGGCCAAGCTCAAGGACCTCTACGGCAAGATGCAGGCGATCCTGGCCCGCGACGCGCCGATCGGCGTGCTCGGCTTCGTCCACGCCTCCAATCTCTGGCGGCAGGGCGTGAAGGACTTCACGGTGAACCAGGCGCTGACGATGAGCGTCGGGGACGTGAAGCTCTAG